Proteins encoded in a region of the Bacillus sp. T3 genome:
- a CDS encoding peptide MFS transporter — protein sequence MSGINRQKIVDSVPQKGFFGHPKGLFTLFFTEFWERFSYYGMKAILVYYLYFEISKGGLGIDQSLAASIVSIYGSLVYMSGIIGGWLADRIFGPSKAVFYGGILIMLGHIVLAIPGSFTMFILSMVLIVLGTGLLKPNVSTIVGDMYSEQDNRRDAGFTIFYMGINMGAFLSPLIVGSIMKTSFHLGFGVAAIGMFLGLVMFVLTKKKNLGLAGTNVPNPLSPSEKKKTFTFIGLAVAIIAILFAILIPMGLLTFESFINLVTILAILIPTTYFIIMYRSPKTTAVERSRLIAYIPLFIAAVMFWAIQEQGSTILAIYAETRTQLNFAGFNISPAWIQSLNPLFIITFAPIFAWMWVKLGKRQPTIPQKFALSLLFSGFSFLVILLPAMIGGDDSLVNPLWLALSILICVFGELLLSPVGLSATTKLAPAAFSAQIMSLWFLASAAAQAINAQLVKFYSADTETLYFGGIGGASILLGIILLMLAPKIQSYMKGVR from the coding sequence ATGTCAGGAATTAATAGACAGAAAATTGTGGATAGTGTTCCGCAAAAAGGATTCTTTGGACATCCTAAAGGCTTATTCACTCTTTTCTTCACAGAATTTTGGGAGCGTTTCTCCTACTACGGGATGAAAGCGATCCTCGTATATTATTTGTATTTTGAAATCTCTAAAGGCGGATTAGGGATTGACCAATCCCTCGCAGCATCCATCGTATCCATTTACGGTTCATTAGTTTATATGAGTGGTATTATCGGTGGCTGGTTAGCTGATCGGATATTCGGTCCATCTAAAGCGGTATTTTACGGTGGAATATTAATTATGTTAGGTCACATTGTTTTAGCTATCCCTGGAAGCTTTACGATGTTTATCCTTTCCATGGTCCTGATTGTGCTTGGAACTGGTTTATTGAAGCCAAACGTTTCAACCATAGTTGGTGATATGTACAGTGAGCAAGATAATCGTCGTGATGCAGGTTTCACAATCTTCTATATGGGAATTAACATGGGAGCGTTCTTATCTCCGCTAATTGTCGGATCTATAATGAAAACAAGCTTCCACTTAGGTTTTGGTGTTGCTGCAATTGGAATGTTCTTAGGATTAGTTATGTTTGTTTTAACAAAGAAAAAGAACCTTGGGCTAGCTGGAACAAATGTTCCGAATCCGCTTTCGCCTTCAGAAAAGAAGAAAACCTTCACCTTTATTGGTTTAGCTGTTGCGATTATCGCTATTTTATTCGCCATATTAATTCCAATGGGACTTTTAACTTTTGAAAGCTTTATTAATCTAGTTACAATTCTCGCGATTCTGATTCCAACTACTTATTTCATTATCATGTATCGCAGTCCAAAAACAACTGCTGTTGAACGTTCACGTTTGATCGCATATATTCCACTATTCATTGCTGCCGTAATGTTTTGGGCAATTCAAGAACAAGGCTCAACGATTCTTGCAATCTATGCTGAAACACGTACACAGTTGAATTTTGCAGGTTTTAATATCTCTCCTGCATGGATCCAATCATTAAATCCATTATTTATTATTACCTTTGCACCAATTTTTGCTTGGATGTGGGTGAAATTAGGAAAGCGTCAACCAACGATTCCACAAAAATTTGCGTTATCATTGCTTTTCTCAGGTTTTTCATTCCTTGTGATTCTTTTACCTGCGATGATTGGTGGAGATGATTCATTAGTTAACCCATTATGGTTAGCGCTAAGTATTTTAATCTGTGTATTCGGAGAATTATTATTATCTCCAGTAGGATTATCTGCAACTACCAAATTAGCACCAGCTGCTTTCTCTGCACAAATCATGAGCTTATGGTTCTTAGCAAGTGCTGCTGCACAAGCGATTAATGCCCAGCTCGTTAAGTTTTACTCTGCTGACACTGAAACTCTTTATTTTGGAGGAATAGGTGGAGCTTCAATTTTACTTGGTATTATTCTATTAATGCTTGCACCGAAAATTCAAAGTTATATGAAGGGTGTAAGATAA
- a CDS encoding aldo/keto reductase, whose product MKYIKIAHTELTVSNMIMGNMRLPQLSVTEAERLIRTAMEEGINLFDHADIYAGGKSEELFAEAIGMNNRVREKMIIQSKCGIRAQENYFDFSKEHILQSVDGILKRLKTEYLDILLLHRPDPLMEPTEVAEAFDHLYQSGKVKYFGVSNFNPMQIALLQKDLSQKLVINQLQFSVVHTPMIDSGIALNMNIEQSINRDNSVLEYCRLQDITIQAWSPFQKGFFEGPFLGDLEHYPELNEILQALANKYNVSTTSIATAWITRHPANIQVVLGTTNADRLKDACKGSEITLTREEWYQLYKASGKIVP is encoded by the coding sequence ATGAAGTATATTAAAATCGCCCATACTGAGCTTACTGTCTCTAATATGATCATGGGCAATATGCGATTACCGCAATTATCAGTAACAGAAGCAGAACGGTTGATTCGAACGGCTATGGAGGAAGGAATCAATTTATTTGATCATGCGGATATATATGCCGGAGGAAAAAGTGAGGAACTTTTTGCGGAAGCAATAGGCATGAATAACCGTGTTCGTGAGAAAATGATTATCCAAAGCAAATGCGGAATACGTGCTCAGGAAAACTATTTTGATTTTTCAAAGGAGCACATCCTTCAATCTGTGGATGGAATCCTTAAGCGATTGAAAACAGAATATCTTGATATTCTCCTCCTGCATCGTCCAGATCCGTTAATGGAGCCAACAGAGGTTGCAGAGGCTTTTGATCACCTTTATCAAAGTGGGAAAGTTAAATATTTTGGTGTATCCAACTTTAACCCTATGCAAATAGCATTGCTCCAAAAGGATCTATCACAAAAACTTGTTATTAATCAGCTTCAATTTAGCGTCGTACATACGCCGATGATCGATTCAGGAATTGCCCTAAATATGAATATTGAGCAATCGATTAATCGCGATAACAGCGTGTTGGAATATTGTCGTTTACAAGATATCACCATACAGGCTTGGTCCCCATTCCAGAAAGGCTTTTTTGAAGGACCGTTTCTCGGTGATCTTGAGCATTACCCTGAATTAAATGAGATACTGCAAGCACTAGCAAACAAATATAACGTTTCCACCACTTCAATTGCTACAGCATGGATTACACGCCATCCTGCCAACATTCAAGTTGTTCTTGGTACAACGAATGCCGATAGACTAAAGGATGCGTGTAAAGGCTCAGAAATTACCCTG
- a CDS encoding VanW family protein → MILEEEELVNRIIQTSAKGGTVEIPLTVQESGYNASEATSLNEVVIATYTTKFNPTVTGRNKNIELSAAAIHHVIVGVNDYFSFNTTVGPSDEAHGYQPAQEAVDGKLVMGIGGGICQTSSTLFNAVDQIGVSYVEKHHHSVTVGYVPAGRDATVSYGG, encoded by the coding sequence GTGATCCTTGAGGAAGAAGAGCTGGTAAATCGAATTATTCAAACATCTGCCAAAGGAGGGACCGTTGAAATACCATTAACCGTTCAAGAGAGTGGTTATAATGCAAGTGAGGCCACTTCATTAAATGAAGTAGTCATCGCAACCTATACGACCAAATTTAATCCTACTGTAACCGGAAGAAACAAAAATATTGAACTGTCTGCTGCAGCGATTCATCATGTTATCGTCGGAGTAAATGATTATTTTTCATTTAATACGACAGTTGGACCAAGTGATGAGGCACATGGCTATCAGCCTGCTCAGGAAGCAGTGGATGGCAAATTAGTGATGGGAATTGGTGGAGGTATTTGCCAAACATCATCGACATTATTTAATGCAGTGGATCAAATTGGAGTAAGCTATGTTGAGAAACATCATCACTCAGTAACAGTCGGTTATGTCCCAGCAGGTAGAGATGCTACCGTGTCTTATGGGGGGTAG
- a CDS encoding PaaI family thioesterase, with amino-acid sequence MAETIEKVVNAIQDEYPDDFAWCYGCGRLNEHGHQLRTGWQGEKTLTIYEPKPEHTALPGFVYGGVVASLIDCHGTGSAALTLHKKNGHEVGDGVEPPRFVTASLKVDFLKPTPHGVPLKAVGTVQEIHPKKFKVETEVYANDTLCARGEVVAVVMPSTFVKKD; translated from the coding sequence GTGGCAGAGACGATTGAAAAGGTTGTAAATGCAATTCAAGATGAGTATCCAGATGATTTTGCGTGGTGTTATGGATGTGGTCGACTAAATGAACACGGACATCAGCTTCGGACAGGTTGGCAAGGGGAAAAAACATTGACAATTTATGAACCGAAGCCAGAGCATACAGCTCTACCAGGTTTCGTTTATGGTGGTGTTGTTGCTTCTTTAATTGATTGTCACGGGACTGGGTCCGCGGCATTGACATTACATAAGAAGAATGGACATGAGGTCGGAGATGGCGTCGAACCGCCTCGTTTTGTAACCGCTTCCCTAAAGGTGGATTTCCTAAAGCCTACGCCTCATGGTGTACCACTAAAAGCTGTGGGAACGGTCCAAGAAATCCATCCAAAAAAGTTTAAAGTCGAAACAGAAGTATATGCAAATGATACCCTTTGTGCTCGTGGTGAGGTTGTCGCTGTTGTGATGCCGAGTACCTTTGTAAAAAAAGACTAA
- a CDS encoding helix-turn-helix domain-containing protein, whose protein sequence is MKKPVSKEVYEYLAEFRYQLRKFQKFSETAAKQIGITPQQHQLILAIKGFPGRDYVTARELAERLQITHHACVGLTDRCEALGLVSRRKNPEDGRSILIEVTPHGSQLLEKLSEIHLEEIKQIGFFKEF, encoded by the coding sequence TTGAAAAAACCTGTTTCGAAGGAAGTTTATGAATATTTAGCAGAATTTCGCTATCAATTACGTAAGTTTCAAAAATTTAGTGAAACAGCGGCCAAACAGATTGGGATAACACCACAGCAGCATCAATTGATATTAGCTATTAAAGGCTTTCCAGGTCGGGATTATGTTACGGCAAGAGAGTTAGCGGAAAGATTACAAATTACCCATCATGCTTGTGTTGGATTAACGGACCGATGTGAGGCACTTGGGTTAGTATCTCGCAGGAAAAATCCCGAAGACGGCCGAAGCATTCTTATCGAAGTAACTCCGCATGGAAGTCAATTGTTAGAAAAGCTTTCTGAGATTCATTTAGAGGAAATAAAACAGATCGGCTTTTTTAAAGAGTTTTAA
- a CDS encoding acetyl-CoA C-acyltransferase codes for MNRAVIVEAKRTPIGKKNGMLRHIQPHELAAPVLQSLAEGLENIIDEVILGNVVGPGGNVARVASLEAGLPLSVTGITIDRQCSAGLEAIRMACYFVQGRAGNCYLAGGVESSSTSPFPERARFSPDSIGDPDMGVAAELVAKEYGISRTKQDQFALLSYERSWASFQADLFNEEIVPISTQSVDEEFSKKRNYELLLKRAKPIFMKENGTVTAANSCGINDGASAVLVMEEKLAKMNGFNPVIRFVDSVVSGVHPNFPGISPVPAITELLSRNKLVMDDIDIIEINEAFASKIVACQEQLSIPSDKLNVCGGALTMGHPYGASGAILVTRLVHEVKRRKNAKYVIAAVGSGGGIGVAILFEVVM; via the coding sequence ATTAACAGAGCAGTAATTGTTGAAGCCAAACGCACACCGATTGGGAAAAAAAATGGAATGCTCCGACATATTCAGCCACATGAGCTTGCAGCGCCTGTTCTTCAAAGTCTTGCAGAAGGCTTAGAAAATATAATAGATGAAGTGATATTAGGGAATGTCGTCGGTCCTGGTGGAAACGTAGCAAGGGTTGCTTCACTCGAAGCTGGCCTACCTCTTTCTGTAACAGGTATAACAATTGACCGTCAATGCAGTGCTGGGTTAGAAGCGATTCGCATGGCTTGTTATTTTGTTCAAGGTCGCGCAGGAAACTGCTACCTTGCGGGTGGTGTTGAAAGCTCAAGCACCTCACCATTTCCAGAACGGGCCCGTTTTTCTCCAGACAGTATTGGTGATCCAGATATGGGAGTCGCTGCAGAATTAGTAGCGAAAGAGTATGGGATAAGTCGAACGAAACAAGATCAATTTGCTTTATTAAGCTATGAGCGGAGCTGGGCGTCTTTCCAAGCAGACTTGTTTAATGAAGAAATTGTACCGATTTCCACTCAATCCGTTGATGAGGAATTTTCGAAGAAGCGTAATTATGAACTTCTTTTAAAACGAGCAAAGCCAATCTTTATGAAAGAAAATGGTACTGTGACCGCTGCAAATAGTTGTGGGATTAATGATGGTGCCAGTGCTGTACTGGTAATGGAAGAGAAATTGGCCAAGATGAATGGGTTTAATCCTGTGATACGCTTTGTCGATAGTGTCGTTTCAGGCGTACATCCAAATTTTCCAGGCATATCCCCTGTCCCTGCAATAACAGAGCTTTTATCAAGAAACAAATTGGTAATGGACGATATTGATATAATCGAAATAAATGAAGCATTCGCATCAAAGATAGTTGCCTGCCAAGAACAGCTTTCTATCCCGTCCGATAAACTGAATGTATGTGGCGGTGCCTTAACAATGGGACACCCATACGGGGCATCTGGTGCAATCCTTGTCACCCGATTGGTTCATGAGGTAAAAAGGCGAAAGAATGCAAAATATGTAATAGCAGCGGTGGGCAGTGGCGGAGGAATCGGCGTTGCAATACTTTTTGAGGTGGTTATGTGA
- a CDS encoding LTA synthase family protein: MNSLFQKGQGILNKYIGFFFMAVILLWLKTYLIQLTQFDLGIENTIQRFLLLINPLGSSIIFLGVALFFRGRNKYTFLMLNYFLLSFLLYANVLYYRFFNDFITLPTLTQTQNFGDVSTSVGSLLRPYDILFFIDLIVLVILLSFRFIKIERKDMSRSKVAAIFTLALGISFANLGLAEADRPQLLTRGFDRNYIVKYLGMYNYTIYDAVQSTKASAQRVLADSNDITEVINFTKSNYAEPNPQYFGAGKGMNVIYLHLESMQEFIIDYKLHGEEVTPFLNSLVREQNTLYFDNFFHQTAQGKTADAEFLLENSLYGLPQGSAYTTKGLNTYQAAPAILGQQGYTSAVFHGNSGSFWNRNEIYKSFGFDKFFDENSYQMTNENLADYGLMDKPFYEQSAKLLETVPEPFYTKFITVSNHYPYNMDQEDTTIAPNTTGDQSVDNYFQTVRYADEALEQFFAYLKKSGLYDHSIIIMYGDHYGISQNHNQAMEQVLGKEINSFESTGLQRVPLFIRVPGIEGGINHEYGGQVDILPTLLHLLGIDSKEYIQFGTDLLSEQHDDLVPFRNGDFVSSTITSIDGNYYDSTTGLDLAQEKIEEAKKMQNSVEQKLQLSDKVVNGDLLRFYTPENFTPVDRTKYNYNLSEGAKSKITE; encoded by the coding sequence ATGAATAGCTTATTTCAAAAGGGTCAAGGTATTTTGAATAAATATATTGGCTTTTTCTTTATGGCTGTTATCCTGCTTTGGTTGAAAACGTATTTGATTCAACTGACGCAATTTGACTTAGGAATCGAAAACACAATTCAAAGATTTCTATTATTAATTAATCCATTAGGATCTTCTATAATATTTCTTGGCGTTGCGTTATTCTTTAGAGGAAGAAACAAGTATACATTTCTAATGCTCAATTATTTCCTTTTATCATTCCTTTTATATGCGAATGTATTATATTATCGCTTTTTTAATGATTTTATCACCCTGCCAACATTAACTCAGACCCAAAACTTTGGTGATGTCAGCACAAGTGTAGGGTCATTATTAAGACCATATGATATTTTATTCTTTATTGACTTAATTGTTTTAGTCATATTGCTCTCATTCCGATTTATTAAAATAGAACGAAAAGATATGAGCCGCAGTAAAGTAGCAGCCATTTTTACATTAGCACTAGGGATTTCCTTTGCGAATCTTGGATTAGCTGAAGCTGACCGGCCCCAATTGTTAACTAGAGGCTTTGATCGTAATTATATTGTAAAATATTTAGGTATGTATAATTACACCATTTACGATGCAGTACAAAGCACAAAGGCCTCTGCACAGCGAGTTTTAGCAGATAGTAATGACATTACTGAAGTCATTAACTTTACAAAATCTAATTATGCTGAACCAAATCCTCAGTATTTTGGTGCTGGTAAAGGAATGAATGTGATTTATTTACATCTTGAATCAATGCAAGAGTTTATTATTGATTACAAATTGCATGGTGAAGAAGTTACACCGTTTTTAAATTCACTTGTACGTGAACAAAATACACTTTATTTTGATAACTTCTTCCACCAGACAGCACAAGGAAAAACAGCCGATGCGGAATTTCTATTAGAAAACTCTTTGTACGGCTTACCGCAAGGGTCTGCTTATACGACAAAAGGATTGAACACTTATCAGGCTGCCCCTGCTATTCTGGGTCAGCAAGGATATACATCAGCAGTCTTTCACGGCAATTCTGGCAGCTTCTGGAACCGCAATGAAATATACAAGTCATTTGGTTTTGATAAATTCTTTGATGAAAATTCTTATCAAATGACAAATGAAAACCTAGCGGATTATGGCTTAATGGACAAACCGTTTTATGAGCAGTCTGCAAAATTACTTGAAACGGTGCCAGAGCCATTTTATACAAAATTCATTACTGTTTCGAACCATTACCCGTATAACATGGACCAAGAAGATACAACGATTGCACCTAACACAACGGGTGATCAATCAGTCGATAACTATTTCCAAACCGTTCGCTATGCTGATGAAGCCTTGGAACAATTCTTTGCTTATTTGAAAAAATCAGGTCTATATGATCATTCTATTATTATTATGTATGGTGACCATTATGGTATTTCACAAAACCATAACCAGGCAATGGAGCAGGTGCTTGGAAAGGAAATTAACTCATTTGAAAGCACTGGTTTACAGCGTGTACCTTTATTCATTCGAGTTCCTGGAATCGAAGGTGGCATCAACCATGAATATGGTGGTCAAGTCGATATACTCCCTACCCTACTTCACTTACTAGGGATTGATTCAAAAGAGTATATTCAATTTGGAACAGACCTTCTTTCAGAACAACATGATGATCTTGTGCCATTTAGAAATGGTGACTTTGTAAGTTCGACCATTACTTCAATTGATGGGAATTATTACGATTCTACAACAGGGTTGGATTTAGCACAGGAAAAAATTGAAGAGGCTAAAAAAATGCAAAATAGTGTAGAGCAAAAATTACAGCTTTCAGACAAAGTTGTTAACGGAGATTTATTGCGTTTCTATACACCAGAAAACTTCACTCCTGTTGATCGGACAAAATATAATTACAATCTTTCTGAAGGTGCAAAATCGAAAATCACGGAGTAA
- a CDS encoding AMP-binding enzyme has product MILYGGINLFPEEIEKVISTHEQVEEVAVIGIQDEYWGQIACAVIIGNVTKRELIRYCKEALSSYKIPRKWVFVDKMPYTISGKIARAQLKEQLEREVMSH; this is encoded by the coding sequence ATGATTTTATATGGTGGGATTAATCTTTTTCCTGAGGAGATTGAAAAAGTAATTTCCACCCATGAACAGGTAGAAGAAGTGGCGGTTATCGGAATTCAGGATGAATATTGGGGACAAATTGCCTGCGCAGTAATCATTGGCAACGTTACGAAGCGAGAGTTGATTCGCTATTGTAAAGAAGCACTTTCCTCTTATAAAATACCGAGAAAATGGGTATTCGTCGATAAAATGCCCTATACGATCAGTGGAAAAATTGCTAGAGCTCAATTAAAGGAACAACTTGAAAGAGAGGTGATGAGCCATTAA
- a CDS encoding MaoC/PaaZ C-terminal domain-containing protein: MKTIGFIITEVDIEGYANISGDYNPVHLDSNYARDHGYQDKIAHGMLSMGKVWSVLSCHLLTDSAWPEKYELKFLAPVFVGDIVTLNVEKNDEMILLNGLCSGKPILKGKIMLKK; encoded by the coding sequence ATGAAAACGATTGGCTTCATCATAACGGAGGTTGATATTGAAGGGTATGCAAACATATCCGGCGACTACAATCCCGTTCATTTAGATTCCAATTACGCTCGGGATCATGGGTATCAGGATAAAATTGCCCATGGAATGCTATCAATGGGAAAAGTGTGGAGTGTTCTTTCTTGTCATTTACTTACGGATAGCGCTTGGCCGGAAAAGTACGAACTTAAATTTCTCGCACCAGTGTTTGTTGGTGATATTGTTACACTAAATGTGGAGAAAAATGATGAGATGATTTTATTGAACGGTTTATGTTCTGGTAAACCTATTTTAAAGGGTAAAATTATGCTGAAAAAATAA
- a CDS encoding Vga family ABC-F type ribosomal protection protein, producing the protein MLLEANQIKQYMKDKILLDIEHLTIGSNDRIGLVGRNGSGKTTLLEILAGKRTPDSGVITINTSLEFLPQLKRTNTTKSGGEVTQEYINQAITSNAEILFADEPTTHLDTAHIEWLEEKLANWLGALVLISHDRAFLDSLCTVIWEIDNKNITVYKGNYSDYVDQKELERRTHQTEYEKYEKKKKQLEEAIILKERKAEKATKKPKNVNLAEARNSKPYYANKKKKLQQTAKAMETRLEKLEKVEKGGELAPIKMNLPNEAIFKNKIVLRVNHLQGAVGKRILWKGGSFTVRGGDKLAIIGANGSGKTTLLKKMIEGDSAISISPLMKIGYFSQNLDSLLAEKSILENVQLTSNQDETFIRTVLARLHFFREDVYKKVGVLSGGERVKVAFAKLFVSDINTLILDEPTNFLDIQSVEALESLLEQYEGTIIFVSHDRRFISQIANRIIEIKDGQLQLFEGPYNEFIQYKPMQAIQVDYEEKRLLIETKITEVLSRLSIEPSPELEIEFQRLLAEKRTMS; encoded by the coding sequence ATGCTATTAGAAGCAAATCAGATAAAGCAATACATGAAAGACAAAATTTTATTAGATATTGAACATCTAACGATTGGGTCAAATGATCGAATTGGCCTGGTAGGCCGAAACGGTTCAGGGAAAACAACCCTATTGGAGATTTTAGCAGGTAAGAGGACTCCCGATAGCGGCGTCATCACCATAAATACATCTTTAGAGTTTCTACCACAGCTGAAAAGGACAAATACAACCAAAAGTGGTGGTGAAGTTACGCAGGAATATATTAACCAAGCGATTACGAGTAATGCAGAGATTCTGTTTGCGGATGAGCCAACAACCCATCTTGACACAGCGCATATTGAATGGTTAGAGGAAAAGCTTGCGAATTGGCTTGGAGCGCTCGTTCTTATCTCACATGACCGCGCCTTTTTGGATTCGCTTTGTACAGTCATTTGGGAAATAGATAACAAAAACATAACGGTGTACAAAGGAAATTATTCTGATTACGTTGACCAAAAAGAGCTGGAACGGCGGACACATCAGACAGAATATGAAAAATATGAAAAAAAGAAAAAGCAACTGGAAGAAGCAATTATTTTAAAGGAACGAAAAGCAGAAAAGGCGACAAAGAAGCCGAAAAATGTGAATTTAGCTGAAGCGAGGAATTCAAAACCTTATTACGCAAATAAGAAAAAAAAGCTGCAACAAACGGCCAAAGCAATGGAAACTCGTCTAGAAAAGCTAGAAAAAGTAGAAAAGGGTGGAGAATTGGCGCCAATCAAGATGAATTTGCCCAATGAAGCCATCTTTAAAAATAAGATTGTTCTTCGAGTTAACCATCTGCAAGGAGCAGTCGGTAAGCGAATTTTATGGAAGGGAGGGAGCTTTACTGTTCGAGGCGGGGATAAGCTGGCCATTATTGGTGCGAACGGAAGTGGGAAAACGACCCTACTAAAGAAAATGATTGAGGGAGATAGTGCCATTTCTATTTCGCCGTTGATGAAGATCGGTTACTTTAGTCAAAATCTCGATAGCCTTTTAGCCGAAAAATCAATATTGGAGAACGTGCAGCTAACCTCAAATCAGGATGAAACGTTTATCCGCACCGTATTAGCTCGACTTCATTTTTTCAGAGAAGATGTTTATAAGAAAGTTGGAGTACTAAGTGGAGGTGAGCGAGTAAAAGTTGCCTTTGCTAAATTGTTCGTTAGTGACATCAATACATTGATTCTAGATGAACCAACAAACTTCTTAGATATTCAATCGGTTGAAGCATTAGAATCACTGCTTGAACAATATGAGGGAACCATCATCTTCGTTTCCCATGATCGCCGGTTTATTTCGCAAATAGCCAATCGAATCATCGAAATTAAGGATGGACAGCTCCAGCTATTTGAAGGTCCCTATAACGAATTCATTCAGTATAAACCAATGCAAGCAATCCAGGTTGATTACGAAGAAAAACGTCTGCTGATTGAAACGAAAATAACCGAGGTGTTAAGTCGCCTTAGCATTGAACCATCTCCGGAATTAGAAATTGAGTTTCAAAGATTATTAGCGGAAAAGCGGACTATGTCCTAA
- a CDS encoding enoyl-CoA hydratase/isomerase family protein: MRVGIKRMTEEQAKITLQEAAGLAIITIHRPQKRNALTANMWDQLAQIGEQVLENPKNRVLLLRGAGEQFTAGSDLGEFHEMTLEEAENAFVLMEKAISTIEGLPLPTIGVINGPAMGAGLELALACDIRIGSDKARLGIPVGKLGITLNNKFAKRIVDLVGPSVTKELVYLGRILKAEEAYSLGMLNYLVEESELDRYAFKMGKLVASMSPASLLAVKKSVNECINSAPVLWNGSTPFVDEHDFPEGVAAFVEKRAPQFMRRT, translated from the coding sequence ATGCGGGTAGGAATTAAGAGAATGACGGAGGAGCAAGCGAAAATTACTTTACAGGAAGCTGCTGGGCTTGCAATCATTACGATTCATCGTCCTCAGAAACGTAATGCGTTGACTGCAAATATGTGGGATCAATTGGCACAAATTGGAGAACAGGTTTTAGAAAATCCCAAAAATAGAGTATTGCTGCTTAGAGGAGCAGGAGAGCAATTTACAGCGGGTTCGGACCTAGGTGAATTTCATGAAATGACATTAGAAGAAGCGGAGAATGCCTTTGTGTTAATGGAAAAAGCCATTTCCACAATTGAAGGCTTGCCTCTACCCACCATTGGAGTCATAAATGGACCAGCAATGGGAGCTGGATTAGAGCTTGCGCTTGCCTGTGACATAAGAATCGGATCCGATAAAGCAAGATTAGGAATTCCAGTTGGGAAATTAGGGATCACCTTAAATAATAAATTTGCCAAGCGAATTGTTGATTTAGTGGGTCCAAGTGTAACAAAAGAACTAGTCTATTTAGGAAGAATATTAAAGGCTGAAGAGGCATATTCCTTAGGCATGCTAAATTATTTAGTAGAAGAATCAGAATTAGACCGTTATGCTTTTAAAATGGGCAAATTAGTTGCATCAATGTCACCTGCATCACTTCTTGCTGTGAAAAAATCGGTCAATGAATGCATTAATAGTGCTCCTGTCCTATGGAATGGTTCTACACCTTTTGTTGATGAGCACGATTTCCCAGAAGGAGTAGCAGCGTTTGTTGAAAAACGTGCCCCTCAGTTTATGCGTCGCACATAA
- a CDS encoding EamA family transporter encodes MFIYWYTCLKTRKKSIYLVMKLGAIVGIISIIGYSSYFFALETGIASVVFPVVSLNCLVVVFVGCVLYKEKLKVYQVVGLFSALVGIVLTKI; translated from the coding sequence GTGTTTATTTATTGGTACACATGCTTAAAAACAAGGAAGAAATCAATTTACCTGGTAATGAAGCTTGGTGCAATTGTCGGTATTATTAGCATTATCGGCTATAGTAGTTATTTCTTTGCTCTTGAGACGGGTATCGCTAGCGTGGTCTTTCCTGTTGTTAGCTTAAATTGCCTCGTTGTTGTATTTGTCGGTTGTGTCCTATATAAAGAGAAACTGAAGGTCTATCAGGTCGTGGGACTTTTCTCAGCCTTGGTAGGAATCGTTTTAACAAAAATATAA
- a CDS encoding MaoC family dehydratase produces MKTESIEIVFREQDVRQYIKVTDDRNPIYTNIESAQSNGHQTIPLPPTMPMIAYKWIEIPWTLKEPLIHRSQECIHHQTMYINTPYFAQVLLKEKTMRKNYQVVNQILRIVDCDQVLCFEGISQLIAGDLS; encoded by the coding sequence GTGAAAACAGAGAGTATAGAAATAGTGTTTCGGGAACAGGATGTAAGGCAATACATCAAAGTTACAGATGACCGTAATCCAATTTACACAAATATTGAAAGCGCTCAAAGCAATGGTCATCAAACCATTCCGCTTCCTCCTACGATGCCGATGATTGCTTATAAATGGATTGAGATACCATGGACACTAAAAGAGCCGCTTATTCATCGGTCACAGGAATGTATTCATCATCAAACAATGTATATTAACACACCATATTTTGCACAGGTTCTCTTAAAGGAGAAAACAATGCGGAAAAACTATCAAGTGGTTAACCAAATACTTCGGATTGTTGATTGTGATCAAGTCCTTTGTTTTGAAGGAATTTCACAACTTATTGCAGGTGATCTCTCATGA